GATTGACGTTGCATGTTAGCACCCATCATAGCTCGGTTTGCATCATCATGCTCAACAAAAGGGATCATTGCGGTTGATACGCCAACTATTTGCGAAGGAGCAACCCCAACATAATCAACCTCTTTCGAAGCAGCAAAAATAAATTCTCTTTTATATCTTACAGGGACCTGACTCTCTTTTATCTTTTTAGAAGAATCAAGTCTAACATCACACGAAGCAATATGATATAAATCTTCGACATCTGCGGTTAAATATTCTATCCTACCGGAAACAACGCCATCTGTAACTTTAAAGTAAGGTGTTTCTATAAAGCCATATTTGTTCACTTTCGCATGAGTAGAAAGAGAACCAATAAGACCTGCATTTGGTCCTTCAGGTGTTTCTATAGGACAAACCCTGCCATAATGGCTAGGATGAATATCACGAACTTCAAAACCAGCTCGTTCACGAGTTAATCCTCCTGGACCCAATGCCGACAACCTTCTTTTATGCGTAAGTTCTGCCAATGGATTTGTTTGATCCATAAATTGTGATAACTGAGAAGAACCAAAAAATTCTTTTATTACTGCAGATAAAGGTCTTACATTTATCAACGCTTGAGGAGTCGCAGACGGTCCTTTTATAGTCATTTGCTCTTTAATTAAACGCTCTACCCTAGTAAAACCTATCCTAAACTGTCTCTGCAATAACTCTCCTACGCTACGAACACGACGATTTCCAAGGTGATCGATATCATCAGTCAAACCCTCGCCCATATGAAGCTGAACAAGATATTTTATTATTCCAAGAATATCTTTTTTAGTTAATACTGTTATTTCCTCTTCTACGTTAAGATCAAGTTTTATGTTCATCTTATGCCTTCCAACAACACTCAAATCATAACGTTTAGGATTAAAGAAAAGATTGTGCAAGTAATTTTTAGCGCCATCAAATGTAACAGGGTCGCCTGGACGAAGTTTTTTATAAATTTCTATGAGCGCTTCTTCTTCGGAAATAATCGGACTCTCTTTTAAAGTTCGATTTCTAAATTCACCTTCAGCCAAAGCAGTTAAAATTTCTTTTTCAGAAGCGCCGATAGCACAAAGAAGCGTAATAACTCCTATTTTTCTCGTTTTATTTATTCTAGCAAAAACAGCAAGGTGTGCATCGGTTTCAATTTCAAGCCAAGATCCTCTATCCGGAATGATTGTAGCGTAATACAAATGACGACCCACTTTCTCAATCCGTTTGCTTGATTTAAAATAAACTCCTGGAGATCTGGTAAGCTGAGAAATTATAACTCGCTCAGCGCCATTAATGATAAAAGTAGCTCTTTCGGTCATCAGCGGAAGGTCGCCAATAAAAACTTCTTGAACTTTTACCTCTTTGGTCTGGCGATTTACAAGCTTTACCTCCACCTTTAAAGGAGCACAAAAAGTAACTTCACGGACTAAACATTCCTGCTCAGTATATTTTGGCTTTTCAACAATTACTTTACCCGTAAAGTATAATTCCAAAGTCCCATCATAACTTTTAATCGGTGATATGGTACGCAATTCATCACTCAATCCTTCATTCATAAACCATGCAAAAGAATTCTTTTGCACTTCCAAAAGATCTGGAGGCTGTGGAATTTTTACTTTTATATCTTTAAATAAGCTTTCCCTTTTCACTTAATCTCTACCTTTGCTCCTTCTGCTTCGAGCTTTTTCTTAATTTCCTCGGCTTCTTCCTTTTTAAGAGCTTCCTTTACGGGCTTTGGCGCAGAATCAACCAATTCCTTCGCTTCTTTTAATCCAAGTCCTGTAACCTCACGGACAACCTTTAAAACTTGAATTTTTTTATCTCCAGCTGAAGTTAAAATCACATCGAATTCATCTTTTACCTCAGCTTCGTAAGCTGCGCCAGCGCCCTGAGCGGCAGCAACAGCAACAGGAGCAGCAGCAGTAACCCCAAATTTATCTTCCATCTGCTTAACTAAATCCGACAATTCCAAAACAGTCAAACCTTCCACCAGGCTTATAACTTCCTCTACCTTTGACATTATTTCTCACCTCCTTCAGATTTTTTCTTTCTTAAATCATCCATAGCATAAACTAGTTTGCGAATCGGGCCTTGCATAACAGAAACAACATTATAAAGCGGGGATTTTAAGCCTCCAACAACTTTTGATAGAAGTTCCTTTTTCCCAGGTAATTTTGAAAGGGTTTTGATTTTATTGTCATCGCAAATTTCATCCTCAACAACACCAGCAATAATTTTAGGCTTTTCGTTTTCACCTATAAAATCCATTAAGGTCTTTACCGGAGAAATAAGATCTTTTGAGCCAAACAAAGTGGCAATAGTCCCTTTAAGTTTCGCCTCCAAAGAACTTAATTTTTCAGGCAAAGCTTTTATAAAATAACGGTTCTTTACCACTGTAAATTCTGCGTCGTTCTGATACAATTTTTTTCTGAGTTCTGTAAGCTGTTTAACTGTCATCCCCTGATAGTCAGTCAAGATAATTACATTTGAAGACGCTATTCTTTCTTTTATATCACTAACTTTTTCAACTTTTTGTTGTTTTAAATGTTTTGTCCTAACTGTCATTACGTTGTCTCCATAGCTCTAATATTAAGCTTTATTCCTGGCCCCATTGTTGAAGAAATAGAAACAGAACCAAAATATTCACCTTTCACTGAAGAAGGCTTGCTTTTTTTTATGGCCTCAATAGCAACCAATAAATTATCTTTTATTTTTTCCGCGCTAAAATCAACCTTACCTATAGACAAATGAATTACTCCGGTTTTATCCATTCTAAACTCCATATTGCCAGTTTTAAAAGCTTTTATTGCCTTTAGATCTTGACTGACAGTGCCGGATTTTGGATTAGGCATTAAACCCTTTGTCCCAAGAATTTTACCCAGTTTTCCAACTGATGGCATCATATCTGGAGTTGCCAATAAAACATCAAAATCAAGAAAACCTTTTTGTATTTGATCTACCAAGTCTTGAGAACCAGCAACATCTGCTCCGTTGTTTTTAGCTTCTTCCACTCTGTCTGAAGAAGTAATAACAGCAATTCGCTTAGTTTTTCCACTTCCGTGAGGCAAGGAGACCAACCCTCTCACTGACTCAGGCTTCTTCGAAGATAGATTTAACTTAACAGCCAAATCAACAGATTCAGGAAATTTAGCCCAAGCTGTCTCTTTGACCAAGCTGAGCCCTTCATCTATCTCATATTTTTTTAACGGGTCTATTATTTTCTTTTTTTCGTTATACTTTTTACTCAACTGTTACTCCCATGGAACGCGCTGTCCCCTCAATTATCTTCATAGCAGCATCAAGTTTACTGGCATTTAAGTCTTCCATTTTAATTTCCGCAATTTTCTTAAGATCTTCTTTAGATATTTTCCCGATTTTATTTCTATTAGGCTCGGCAGAAGCTTTGTCAATGCCGGCAGCCTTTTTAATAAGAGTTGCTGCTGGTGGAGTCTTTAAAATAAAATCAAAAGAACGATCTTTATATACTGTTATCTCTACAGGAATAACAGTATCGCCCTTATCAGAGGTCTTGGCATTATAAGCCTTACAAAACTCCATAATGTTAATACCATGTTGTCCAAGAGCAGGACCAATAGGAGGGGCGGGATTGGCTTTTCCTGCAGGTATCTGTAATTTTATTTTCGTTAATACCTCTTTTTTCTTTTTACCTTTTTTAGACTGCTCAGCCATTTACTTTTAAACCCTTCTTTATTATATATATACTTTTTTCTATTCTTTTAATTAATATTTTTGTCATACAACCTTTTCCGCATGTTCAAAATTAACCTCAACAGGTGTGTCTCTACCAAAAATATTAATTAAAACTTTCAATTTTTCACGGTCAACATTTATCTCGTCGATAGATCCGGTATATCCTCTAAACGGTCCGCTAACAATTCTTATAACCTCACCCTTCTCAAAAGCAACCTCAAGTCTTTCTGCCTTAACCCCAATCTGCTTTAAAACTCTTTGCATCTCCCTGTCTATAACAGGCGTGGGCTTTATTTTGGTCCCAATGAATCTAGCAACTCCGGGGGTCTGCCTTATCTCATGCCAGGTTTCGTCAGTTAAAATCATCTCGAGGAAAATATAACCGGGAAACATCTTTTTCTTCTTTTCTATCCTCTTCTTTCCTCTTAACTCGACAATATCTTCTTCCGGAATCAAAATCTGAAAAACTCTCTCTCTTAATCCCAAACGATCTATATTTTTTTCAATAGCTTGCTTTACCTTGTCTTCTTGCCCTGAATAAGTTTGAACAACATACCACCTTTTATTGGCAGCCGCTTCCTCCCCAACAATAACATCCTTAACCCCCTCACCTTCATCAGTCATAGACTCAGCCGTAAGCTCCTCTCCAACAACTTCCTTGTGCTCCCCACTTATATCATTTTCTGAAGTACTCTCAGCCATCTGATCTTTCATCTCTTTATTCTCTAAGTTATCAAATTCCATCTTTATAAACGTATCCTCGTTAAAAATAAAATAGCATTCGTCAACCCATAATCCAAAAAAGAAAGCACAAAAGACAAAACTAAAACCATTACTATTATTATTAATGTAGCAGTAAACACATACTGCCTACTGGGCCAAGAAACCTTTTTTGCCTCCGCCTGAGTCTCTTTTATATAAGACTTAACAACATCAACAACATTCTTTTTTTTATTATTCTCACTCATTTTTACAAATCTTTTACCATTACCACCAGCCATAAGCTACAAGCTATCAGCCATCAGCTACACAGGCGAGACAGGACTTGAACCTGCAACCGCCGGTTTTGGAGACCGGTGCTCTACCAATTGAGCTACTCGCCTCCAAAAAGAGAATAAATATTATTTAGTCTCTTTATGGTCCGTATGTTTACGGCAAAATTTACAAAACTTCATCATTTCTATACGACCACTATCATTACGCTTATTTTTAGTCGTCGTATAATTTCTATTTTTACACTCTTTGCACTCTAAAGTAATTATTTCTCTCATTTTTTAAAAATTTTTCAAGGTCAAAAAGCACGAAAAAACCCCCTCACCAAAATCATCTGCTACAAAAATTTGGCGTAGAGATTTTTAATGTTACAAACTACGAATAAGCTTGGACCTTAATCAAACTTAATACGTGTAATAATTTTACAACATCATAAAATTTTGTCAAGGGGTAATTTGACAAAAGGGTAAAAGGGTAAAAGGGTAAAAAATGCAAGGTTTAAGTGGGCAAGTCCTTGGCAAAGCGAACGCCGACACTATTGCTCCGACCATCGGCATTATCGAAGCAATGATAATTACTCCGCAAGTAACCTTCATTGTCGTCGTGCCATGAACCGCCTCGCTGATAAAATTTAAATAGTTGATATGTTTGGCTATGATAGTCGCTCATCCATTGCCAAACAGTTCCTATTAACCCTAAGAATCCTTCTCCTGTCTTTCGTAATTTAGTCACATCGCTTGTTCCACCGCCCGAACCTATGACCGCGACAATTCTGTTGTCGTTATCATCAATGGGCATTATATTATCTGGATATTTTTTCCCATCCGTACCAGCAGCAGCTCTCTCCCACTCTTTCTCTGTTGGAAGTCTTAATCCTAACAGGGAAGCTAATGCTGTTGCCTCTGTATGACTAAGAAATACCATAGGAGAATTGGCCTTGCCCTCATCAGTCTTTTCAATAGAAATTGCAAGCGATTTGGCCAATCGATCTTGAGGATTATTAATAATTTTTGCTACTTTTTCAGGCTCTAATTCAAGCAATTTTTTAAATTGTCCATTAGTAAACGGCGTTTCAGCTAACTCGCATCCTGCAAAGTCAGTATCATTTAATCGCTGATAAATAAATTTTCCAGGCGCCAATCTAACCATTTTAATTCCAATTTGTTTTGCTAAACTCGATAAATCTTTCAAAAAACAACCAAAAGCGGCAAGCTTACCAGGATCAACCATTGCTCTGTGCAGCATATTCTTTGTAAAAGGAAATCCATAGGCTATAACATCTACGATAAATTCCTCTGTTAACGTCGTATCTCCGGAAGATTTTATCTTTTCAAAGCTTAGATATAACTCTTTTATCGGTCTTCTTTCTATTGTCTTATCCAAATCAAAAGATACTACCTTTTTATATATCATTTCATAAGATGTTCGAATAAAGGTTATTGAAATTTCAGGGGAGATGATATCCATCTTTTTCGATTGGTCAAACAACCTGAAATTATTCAATTTTATCTTCGAAAAATAAATAGTGAGAATGATTAATAGTAAAGTAATATCTTTTAATTTAACAACTGTAGTTAATAGGCCTTATACCGCCGCTCAATTACTACTTGCTTGCCTAGAAAATCGGGGGGCAAACGATGACGAAACAGCAAAAAAGCTACAGGCATTTGGATTTCCTGTTCCCCTTACTCGATTAAAGGCGATCATGAAAACAGATCAATTTATGGCCATACTTGTCAGCCTAGCAGATAAAGATGATCGTGCCAAAATAACAAAGCTTGCAAAAGAACTTATCCCAGCCCCACAAATTGTTCAGCCACCGCCGCAAAGGGAAGAAAATACGAGAACCTCACCAATACCAACAATGGCAAATCTTTTAGCTAAATATTTATCTCCATCAGATCTTGAATTAATAGCCTCTGATGCCGGTCTATACACACCAGGAATTGCCCAAAGCGGAAATGAAGAACTATATGCATTAAACATAATAAAGGCCGCAATAAAAGAAGAAAGACTTGAGGCTCTTTTAGCCAATGCAATAGAAAGAGCCCCTGTCATTGAATCAGAATTAAACTCAACAGATAGAAGCTCAAATGATGTTAATAGAAGAAGACCAATTAGCCTTTCTCCTCAACTTCAAAGAGAAACAGTAGCCATTATATCTGGAATGTTTTCTGTGGAAGATTTAAGACTGGAAGCAGCGGGAGTAGGTATAAATATAGCATCAATAAATGTTTATTCCGGTAGCGGAGAAACTATCACATCAAATATTGTTAAAGGAGCTATCAAAGAGTGCAAATTAATAGAATTAATTGCCGCATTGAGAGAAAGATATTCACAAAACCAAGAATTATATAATTTAGAACGGAAGATATTAGCGCAACAATCAACCTAATCACTAAATTTACCCCGATGGGACTGTTGCGAAATGGTCATTCCCGTGAAAACGGGAATCTATTTTTCAGAAAACAAGATGGATCTCCGCTTTCGCGGGGATGACAAATCGCAAAAACTGTCATTACGCAACAGTCCCCCGATTATTCTTCTGACAAAAAAGAATTGTTAGAATTGTCTCTTCAAAACCAACAAATATTATAGTAATATTCATATAACCATGAAAATTTTAATAATAGGTTCGGGTGGGAGAGAGCATGCGCTGGCATGGAAAATCGCCCAAAGTTCAAAAGTCACAGAAATTTTCTGCGCGCCGGGAAACGCAGGCACAGCTCAAATAGCAACAAACATAGATATAAGCGCAAATAATATAGAAGGACTAAAAAACTTCGCACTAAAAAATAAAATAGACTTTACAATAGTAGGCCCTGAAGTCCCGCTGGTACTTGGAATAACTGATGAATTTAAAAAATCAGGATTAAAAATATTTGGACCCTCCAAATCCGCAGCCCAGCTAGAAGGGAGTAAAGTCTTTTCTAAAAACCTTATGAAAAAATACAAAATCCCTACCGCCGACTTCCTAGCATTTACAAACCCCATAGAAGCAAAGAAGTTTTTTAATAAAATTGAACTCCCTTGTGTTATTAAGGCAGACGGGCTGGCCGCGGGAAAAGGGGTAATAATCTGTAAAACAAAAGAAGAAGCGGAAATTGTCATTGAAAATATAATGTGCAAAAAAGAATTCGGAGAAGCAGGCAAAGAG
This genomic window from candidate division WOR-1 bacterium RIFOXYB2_FULL_36_35 contains:
- a CDS encoding DNA-directed RNA polymerase subunit beta, which gives rise to MKVKIPQPPDLLEVQKNSFAWFMNEGLSDELRTISPIKSYDGTLELYFTGKVIVEKPKYTEQECLVREVTFCAPLKVEVKLVNRQTKEVKVQEVFIGDLPLMTERATFIINGAERVIISQLTRSPGVYFKSSKRIEKVGRHLYYATIIPDRGSWLEIETDAHLAVFARINKTRKIGVITLLCAIGASEKEILTALAEGEFRNRTLKESPIISEEEALIEIYKKLRPGDPVTFDGAKNYLHNLFFNPKRYDLSVVGRHKMNIKLDLNVEEEITVLTKKDILGIIKYLVQLHMGEGLTDDIDHLGNRRVRSVGELLQRQFRIGFTRVERLIKEQMTIKGPSATPQALINVRPLSAVIKEFFGSSQLSQFMDQTNPLAELTHKRRLSALGPGGLTRERAGFEVRDIHPSHYGRVCPIETPEGPNAGLIGSLSTHAKVNKYGFIETPYFKVTDGVVSGRIEYLTADVEDLYHIASCDVRLDSSKKIKESQVPVRYKREFIFAASKEVDYVGVAPSQIVGVSTAMIPFVEHDDANRAMMGANMQRQSVPLLCPESPVVGTGLEKKVADDSCSVVKAKHAGRVTSVTAEKIVLTTTTDKKEVYDLIKFARSNQNTLIHQRPTVKLGDIVSVGDLLADGSATQGGELALGKNILVAFMPWEGYNYEDAILISEKLVREDVFTTIHIERLEVEVRSTKLGMEEVTREIPNVGEEALKNLDDRGIIKVGTEVLSGHILVGKVTPKGETELPAEEKLLRAIFGDKARDMRDTSLRVPPGEGGKVINVRVFSRESGDELSPGVHELIRVYVAQIRKVSIGDKLAGRHGNKGVVAKILKEEDMPYLPNGLPVDIVLNPLGVPSRMNIGQIFELLLGFAADHFKKKYEVTPFDEIYEESASKKKIEELLQEVKNDLPWYDTTGKVELRDGRSGEPFERKVAVGKMYLMKLIHLVDDKMHARSTGPYSLITQQPLGGKAQFGGQRFGEMEVWALEAYGAAHTLQELLTVKSDDVVGRSRIYESIIKGKPMGKPGTPESFKVLIKELRSLGLDVKTLDKDLKEVNIEEDSKAKKQVPRRKKR
- a CDS encoding 50S ribosomal protein L7/L12, giving the protein MSKVEEVISLVEGLTVLELSDLVKQMEDKFGVTAAAPVAVAAAQGAGAAYEAEVKDEFDVILTSAGDKKIQVLKVVREVTGLGLKEAKELVDSAPKPVKEALKKEEAEEIKKKLEAEGAKVEIK
- a CDS encoding 50S ribosomal protein L10 encodes the protein MTVRTKHLKQQKVEKVSDIKERIASSNVIILTDYQGMTVKQLTELRKKLYQNDAEFTVVKNRYFIKALPEKLSSLEAKLKGTIATLFGSKDLISPVKTLMDFIGENEKPKIIAGVVEDEICDDNKIKTLSKLPGKKELLSKVVGGLKSPLYNVVSVMQGPIRKLVYAMDDLRKKKSEGGEK
- a CDS encoding 50S ribosomal protein L1: MSKKYNEKKKIIDPLKKYEIDEGLSLVKETAWAKFPESVDLAVKLNLSSKKPESVRGLVSLPHGSGKTKRIAVITSSDRVEEAKNNGADVAGSQDLVDQIQKGFLDFDVLLATPDMMPSVGKLGKILGTKGLMPNPKSGTVSQDLKAIKAFKTGNMEFRMDKTGVIHLSIGKVDFSAEKIKDNLLVAIEAIKKSKPSSVKGEYFGSVSISSTMGPGIKLNIRAMETT
- a CDS encoding 50S ribosomal protein L11, which codes for MAEQSKKGKKKKEVLTKIKLQIPAGKANPAPPIGPALGQHGINIMEFCKAYNAKTSDKGDTVIPVEITVYKDRSFDFILKTPPAATLIKKAAGIDKASAEPNRNKIGKISKEDLKKIAEIKMEDLNASKLDAAMKIIEGTARSMGVTVE
- a CDS encoding transcription termination/antitermination factor NusG, which gives rise to MTDEGEGVKDVIVGEEAAANKRWYVVQTYSGQEDKVKQAIEKNIDRLGLRERVFQILIPEEDIVELRGKKRIEKKKKMFPGYIFLEMILTDETWHEIRQTPGVARFIGTKIKPTPVIDREMQRVLKQIGVKAERLEVAFEKGEVIRIVSGPFRGYTGSIDEINVDREKLKVLINIFGRDTPVEVNFEHAEKVV
- a CDS encoding preprotein translocase subunit SecE; this encodes MAGGNGKRFVKMSENNKKKNVVDVVKSYIKETQAEAKKVSWPSRQYVFTATLIIIVMVLVLSFVLSFLDYGLTNAILFLTRIRL